The nucleotide sequence CTTCTTGAAGATCTTGGCGTAGTCGCCGTCGGCGATCAGCTTGTTGACGGCGTCGGTCAGGGCCTGGGCGACGGGGGAGCCCTTCTTCGTGACGAAGCCGACCGGGGTCGTGCTGACCTCGCCGAGGAACTTGGTCCCCGGCAGCCGCTTCTGGTCGTACTTGACCCCCAGCGTCGGACCGAAGTAGATGTCCACCTTGCCGTTGGCGAGCCCCAGGAAGATAGGCGCGGTGTCGGCGAAGTACGTCACCTTGTACGGCTTCTTGCCGGCCGCGGCGCACTTGGGCGCGCCGGTGGTGAGGATCTGCTGGAAGGTCGAGCCGGAGCTGGTCGCGATGTTCAGCCCGCACACGTCGGTGACGCTGGTCGCCTTGTCGATGTCCGCGTCCTTGGAGCCGAGGAAGGCCTGCCCGTCGCTGAGGTACGTGGCGAAGTCCACGACCTTCTCGCGGTCCTTGGTCACCCCGAAGTTGTCCTGGCCCACGTCGTACTTGCCGTTCTGCACACCGGGGATGACGGTGGGGAACGTGCCGTACCCCACCTTCCAGGTGATGCCGAGCACCTTGGCGACGGCGTTGCGCAGATCCACGTCGAGGCCGATGTCCTTGCCGTCCACCTGACCGCCGTGCGGCAGGTTGTTGGTCCCCGGCACGAGTGTGGTGCCCAGGGAGAGCGTGCCGCTCTCGCGGACGGCGGCCGGCAGTTTCGCGCTCAGCGCCGGGTCGGCCTTGATCGCCGAGACGACGTCCTCCTTCGGCACCGGCACATCGGCCGGCGCGCCGGCCTTCACGTCGGCCGCGGGCGAGCTGCCCGGGTCGGACGAGTCGCCGCAGGCGGCGAGCAGGGCGAGGGCGGCGGCCCCGGCGACGGTGGTGGCGGCGAGGCGCGGGACACGGCGGGCGAGCAGTCTTTCGGTGGTCACGATGTGCCTTTCGGAGGGTGGTGCCACAGCACAGGGGGTGGTGGCCGACGCGCGGAGCGGCCGGCGGAGACGATCGGGGGAGGTGTCAGAGGACCGCGGAGAGGAAGGTGCGGGCCCGCTCGTGCTGCGGGTTGGTCAGCACTTCGGCGGGGGGCCCCGATTCGATGATCCGGCCGCCGTCGAGGAAGACCATCGTGTCGGCGACCTCCCGCGCGAAGCCCATCTCGTGGGTGACCACGATCATGGTGTTGCCGCTGAGCGCCAGGTCCTTCATCACGGCGAGCACCTCACCGACGAGTTCCGGGTCGAGGGCGCTCGTCGGCTCGTCGAACAGCAGCAGCCGCGGCTCCATGGCCAGCGCGCGGGCGATGGCCACCCGCTGCTGCTGGCCGCCGGACATCTGCCGGGGGTACGAGTTCTCGCGGCCGGCGAGGCCCACCCGCGCGAGCAGTTCACGGGCCCGCTCGGCGGCCTGCTTCCTGCCGACACCGCGTACGGCCACGGGGGCCTCGGTGATGTTCTCCAGCACCGTCATGTGCGGGAAGAGGTTGAACTGCTGGAAGACCATGCCGACGTGCGCGCGCTGCTTGGTGATCGACCGCGCCCGCAGCTCGTGCAGCTTGCCGCCGTCGTGCCGGTAGCCGACGATGTCGCCGCCCACCTCGACGAAGCCGGCGTCGGGCCGCTCCAGATGATTGACGCAGCGCAGCAGGGTGGACTTGCCGGAGCCCGAGGGGCCCAGCATGACGGTCACTTCCCCTTCGCGCACGTCGAGGTCGATACCGTCCAGGACGGTGTGCGCGCCGAAACTCTTGCGCAGCCCCCGGATCCTTACGAGGGGTGTCTCGGCCCCGGTCATGACAGACCTCCCAGGTCGGCCTTGGTCCGTCCGAAGAGCGGAATGTTGCCCCGCGCGATCTGCCAGAAGCCGCGGCCCGAACGGCCGCCGCCCTGGCCGCGCTTGCTGCCGCGCGCGTAGTAACGCTCGACGTAGTACTGGCCGATCGACAGCAGGGTGGTGAGGATGATGTACCAGATGGTGGCGACCAGCAGCAGCGGCATGATCAGGTAGTTCTGGTTGTAGATCAGCTGCGCCGAGTAGAGCAGGTCCTGCACGGCGATCACGCTGACGATCGAGGTGGCTTTCAGCATGCCGATGAGCATGTTTCCCGAGGCGGGGATGATCGCCGGCATCGCCTGCGGCAACACGATCTTGCGGAAGATCCGGCCGCCGCCGAGCCCCAGCGCCTGCGCCGCCTCGGCCTGGCCCTGGTCGACGGCGAGGATGCCGCCCCTGACGATCTCGGCCGAGAACGCGGCCACGTCCAGCGTCAGCGCCACATACGCGGCGAGCACACCACTGAACAGGTGCGCCGTCTTGACCGTGACGAACTCGTGGCCGAAGGGGATGCCCAGCGACAACCGCGGGTAGAGCGAGGCCAGTTCGTACCAGAAGAGCAGCTGCACCAGCGGCGGCACCGACCGGATCAGCCATACGTAGCCGAAACTCAGGCCCCGCAGCACGGGGTTGGTGGAGAGCCGCATCGCCGCGATGCCGATGCCCAGCAGGTAGCCGCTGACCATGACGGCGGCGGTGAGCCACAACGTCAGCTCAAGGCCGCGCAGGATCGAGCTGCCCAGGAAGTAGCTCCCCACGACGTCCCACTGGAACCTCTTGTTGGTCACCAGTGTGTTCACCAGCATCGCGAACAGCACGAGCAGGACCAGGGCGGAGATCCACTGCCCGGGCCGGCGCAGCGGGACCAGTTTCGCCGCGAGGAGCTGCTGGTCGGTGGGTTTTTCGGCCAGTGCGGCGGTGGGTTCGCGTTGGAAGGTGTCCGGACTTGCCATGTCTCGTGCTTCCCGTCTCGTCGGGTGGCGCGACAGTGCGCAGCGGCGGGGATGGTGTGGGTACGACCGTGCGCGCCGCGGCGCGTTGCTACGCGTGCGACGTCGGGAAAGCGTGCCGTGTGCGTCTTCGGGCACGGCAGGGTGGGCGCTCGGCGCCTGAAGCGGGATGTGCGGTGCGGCGGTGGGTCAGTGGAGCCGGGAGATGCCCGGACACAGGGCGCTGTTCACGCGCAGCAGGTCAACATGGCGCCGCGAGACGCGCGACTGGAAGGATCCGGGACAGCGGGTGCGGCCACGCTCGTGTGTATGCATCTCCGCCTCCTCGGTCCGGTCCGGCTCCGCACGGGAGCACACAGTCAAAATCTCTGGCCAACGGTAACTGCCCGGTGACTTCCAGACAATCCCCGCTCAGGTGATCGTGCTCGCATCGTGCCCGGACGTCGGGGGATTGTGCCGGACGCCGATACGGAGTTACGGTTTGAGCAGGTTATGAGTGTCGGCAGACGGCTCCGGACGGGTGTCCGGACCCTACGGGCCGACCGGCAACCCCTCGGCGCTGCGGGGTGCTCCAGTCGAGGGTGGAGGTGACGGCAGTGCGAGCAGGATCCGACCGGGCCGTGACCGGCATCTTCCGCATCCGCGCCGTCGCGATGTTCTCCCGGCGCCACATCGATCTGCAGCGCGTCGCCGGCGCCCTGTGTCCGGCGTACGAGCACGCCGTCGCGCACAGCGCTCAAGCCTGAGCCTGAGCCGGACAGCTCCCCGCCGAGCGGCGCGGGGCTGAGCCGCGCGCGACCCACGGACGCACAGCGCCTCCCGGATTCCCGTTTCGCCGAACTCCGCCCGGACCCGTCACCGGCGCGGACGCCCTTCGGCGTGTTCCCGGTCGTCCGGTCACACGAGATTCCCGTTCGAGCAGGAAGCGGTACGCCATGCCCCGATCACCCTCAGCCCTCCATCTGGCCGTCGCACTCGACGGCGCGGGCTGGCATCCCGCGGCCTGGCGGGAGCCGGCCGCCCGGCCGGGCGAACTGTTCACCGCGCGCTACTGGGCCGATCTCGTCACCGAGGCCGAGCAGGGCCTGCTGGACCTCGTGACCATCGAGGACGCACTGAGCCTCCAGTCCACCGACCTGGACGGCCTCGACGGCAGGACCGACCAGGTACGGGGGCGGCTCGACGCGGTACTGATCGCCGCCCGGATCGCACCGCTGACCCGGCACATCGGCCTGGTGCCGACCACGGTGGTGACCCACACCGAGCCGTTCCACGTGTCCAAGGCGATCGCCACCGTCGACTTCGTCAGCGGCGGCCGCGCCGGCGTCCGGGTGAAGGTGTCCGGGCGCGGCGACGAAGCCGCCCACTTCGGCCGCCGTACCGTGCCCCGCCTGCGCGTCGATGAGCTGGACACACCGGCGGGCCGCGCCGCGCTCAAGGAACTCTTCGACGAGGCCGCCGACTACGTCGAGGTGCTGCGCAGACTCTGGGACAGCTGGGAGGACGACGCGGAGATCCGTGACGCCGCCACCGGTCGCTTCATCGACCGCGAGAAGTTGCACTACATCGACTTCGAGGGCGACAGGTTCAGCGTCAAGGGACCCTCCATCACCCCGCGCCCGCCGCAGGGCCAGCCGATCGTGTCGGCCCTGGCACACAGGACCGAGCCGTTCCGGCTGGTCGCCCGCTCGGCCGACCTCGGATTCGTCACCCCGCGCGACACCGCGCACGCCACGGAGATCGTCACCGAGATCCGCGAGGCGCAGACCGCCGCCGGACGGGCCGACGAGACGGTCCACGTCTTCGGCGACCTGGTGGTGTTCATCGACGACGACCCGGCGGCCGCCGCCGACCGGAAGGCCGCGCTGGACGAGCGCGCCGGCGCCCCGTACACCAGCGACGCGCGGGTCTTCACCGGTACCCCCGCCCAACTGGCGGATCTGCTCCAGGACTTGCAGCAGGCGGGACTGACCGGATTCCGGCTGCGGCCCGGCACCCTGCCGCACGACCTGACCGCGATCACCCGCGGGCTCGTGCCCGAACTCCAGCGCCGTGGTGCGTTCCGCACCGAATACCGGGCGGACACCCTGCGCGGGCTGCTCGGCCTCACCCGTCCCGTCAACCGCTACGCCGACGTCTGAGGCCAGGCCACGCCTCGACGAGACACCGCAGTTGAGACGACCGCAGCGCAGACGCCCGCAAAGACGAAGGACGCACCTCGTATGAGCAAGCCCCTGAAGCAGATCCATCTGGCAGCGCACTTCCCCGGAGTCAACAACACCACCGTCTGGACCGACCCGGCGTCCGGCAGCCAGATCGACTTCAGCTCTTTCGCCCATCTCGCCCGCACCGCCGAACGCGCCAAGTTCGACTTCCTGTTCCTCGCCGAAGGTCTGCGGCTGCGCGAGCAGAACAACCAGATCTACGACCTGGACGTGGTCGGCCGGCCCGACACCTTCACCGTGCTGAGCGCGCTCGCCGCCGTCACGGACAAGCTCGGCCTGGCCGGCACCATCAACTCCACCTTCAACGAACCGTACGACGTGGCACGGCAGTTCGCGTCCCTGGACCATCTGTCGGCCGGCCGCGCCGCGTGGAACGTCGTCACCTCCTGGGACGAGTTCACCGGGCAGAACTTCCGCCGCGGCGGCTATCTGGCCCAGGAGGACCGCTACGAGCGTGCCCGGCAGTTCCTCGCCGCCACCTGGGAGCTGTTCGACTCCTGGCAGGGTGACGAGATCGTCGCCGACAAGGAGTCCGGGACCTTCCTGAAGAACCCGGCGCCGGGACGATTCGACCACCACGTCAGCCAGTTCGACATCAGCGGTCACTTCGACGTCCCGCGCAGCCCGCAGGGCCGGCCGGTGATCTTCCAGGCGGGGGACTCCGAGGAGGGCCGGGAGTTCGCCGCCGCCGGCGCCGACGCCATCTTCACCCGGCACGGCACCCTGGAGGACGGCCGGGCGTTCTACGCCGACGTCAAACGGCGCCTCGCCCGCTACGGCCGCTCGCCCGACGACCTGAAGATCCTGCCCGGTGTCACCTACGTGCTCGGTGACACCGACGCCGAGGCGCGGGAGCGCGCGGACGTCGTCCGCCACCAGCAGGTCAGCGGGCAGACCGCGATCAAGTTCCTGGAACAGCTCTGGAACCGGGACCTCAGCTCCTACGACCCCGACGGGCCGCTGCCCGCCATCGACCCGCTGGTCGGCGAGAACACCGTCGCACGCGGCCGGGCCAGTGTCCGGATGCACCGCGATCCGCTCGCCACGGCGGCGCAGTGGCGCGCCCTGGCCGAGGAGAAGAAGCTCTCGATCCGCGAGCTGATCATCGAGGTGACCGGCCGGCAGTCGTTCATCGGCAGCCCCGCCACGGTCGCCGACGCGCTCGACGAGTTCGTGCAGACCGACGCGGGCGACGGCTTCATCCTCGTACCGCACCTGGTCCCCGGCGGCCTCGACGAGTTCGCCGACACGGTCGTACCGCTGCTCCAGGAGCGCGGGGTGTTCCGCACCGAGTACGAGGGCGACACCCTGCGCGACCACCTCGGGCTCGGGGAACTGCGCGCCGGGGACGCCGACAGGAGGGCGGCCTCGTGAAGTTCCTGGCCATCACCCTGATCGTGCATGCCCCGGACCCCACCACCGGTGTGCGCAAATCCACCCAGGACCGGTTCCGCGAAGTGATCGGCAACGCGCTGCTCGCCGAGGAGCTGGGCTTCGACGGCTTCGGTGTCGGCGAGCGGCACGAGCGCCCGTTCATCTCGTCGTCCCCGCCGGTGGTGCTCAGCCATCTGGCCGCGCTGACCAAGCGGATACGGCTGTTCACCGCGGTGACGACGCTGAGCCTGCTCGACCCGGTGCGCGCCTACGAGGACTACGCCACGCTGGACCATCTGTCCCAGGGCCGGCTCGAACTGATCATCGGCAAGGGGAACGGCGCGGCGCAGCGCGAGCTGTTCCACGTCACGCCCGACGACCAGTGGGACCGCAACGCCGAGTCGTACGAGCTGTTCCGGCAGATCTGGCGCAACGACAAGGTCACCGCTTCGCCCCGGTTCCGCGGCTCGTTGGAGGACGCCGAGGTCTGGCCCCGGCCGCTCCAGCAGCCGGTACGGGTCTGGCACGGCAGCGCGACCAGCCAGGAGTCGGTGGATCTCGCGGCGCGCTACGGCGATCCGCTGTTCTCCGCCAACGTCACCAACCCGATCGAGCCGTACGCGGAACTGGTCCGGTACTACCGCGAGCGGTGGGCGCACTACGGGCACGACCCGGCGCTCGCCACGGTCGGCGCCGGGTCGGCCGGGTCGTACACGGCGCGTACGTCGCAGCAGGCGCTCGCCGACTACCGCCCCGTCTTCGAGGGCCAGTTGGCCATGCAGAAGCGGCTCGGCGCCGATCCGGTCTTCACCACGCTGGAGGACTTCGTCGAGCGCAGCTCCGCGCTGGTCGGCAGTCCGCAGCAGGTGATCGAGAAGGTGCACCGGTATCACGAGCAGTTCGGCCACACCGTGCTCCATGTGCACGCCGACGCGAGCGGGCTCACCGACGCCCAGCACCGCGACAGCCTGGAGCTGTTCCAGTCGGACGTCGCCCCCGTCCTGCGCCGCGAGATCCCCGACCCGCCGTGGAACTGGGGCCCGGTCGTGCCCGAACTCGCCGCCCACTGACGCCGCCCACCGACGCCGCCCACCGACAGGGAGTATCCCGTGGCCAACACACCTCTCGCGGTACTGGACCTCGTGCCGATCTCCTCCGGCTCGGACGCCGCCCAGGCACTGCGTAACAGCATCGACCTGGCGCGGCACGCCGAGCGGCTGGGCTACGCCCGCTACTGGTTCGCCGAACACCATCTCAACCCCGGCGTCGCCGGTACGTCCCCCGCCGTGCTGCTGGCCCTGACCGCCGCGGCGACCTCCACCATCAGACTCGGCTCCGGGGCCGTGCAGCTCGGCCATCGCACCGCGCTCGCCACCGTCGAGGAGTTCGGGCTGCTCGACACCGCGTACCCCGGCCGGTTCGACCTCGGCCTCGGCAGGTCGGGCGGCAAACCGCCGGCCACGACGGACGCCCCGCCGGTCGTGACGGACGTCGTCGACGGCCGCACCCCCGGCGGGCTCAGAATCCCGGCCAGGTTCTCCTTCGAGCACCTGCTGAAGTCGCCGCGCTTCGTCCTGCACAAGAAGCTGCTCCAGCAGCCGGGCGCCGAATCCCAGCCCTACGACGAGCAGATAGCCGACATCCTCGCGCTGCTGGACGGTACGTACACCGCCGACAACGGCGTGGAGGCGCATATCGTGCCCGGCGAGGGTGCCGACCTCCAGGTGTGGATCCTGGGCAGCAGCGCGGGGATCAGCGCACAGGTCGCCGGCGCCAACGGGCTGCGGTTCGCCGCGAATTACCACGTCAGCCCGGCCACCGTACTGGAGGCGGCGGCGGGTTACCGCGCCGCCTTCAAGCCGTCGGCCGAGCTGGACCGGCCGTACGTCAGCGTCTCGGCCGACGTGGTCGTCGCCGAGGACGAGGCCACGGCGCGTGAGCTGGCCACCGGCTACGGCCTGTGGGTGCGCAGCATCCGCAGCGGCGAGGGCGCCATCCAGTTCCCCACCCCGGAGGAGGCACGCGCCCACCCCTGGACGCCGGAGGACACGGCGCTGGTCGCCGACCGGGTGGAGACCCAGTTCGTCGGCACACCGGGGCAGGTCGCCGACCAGCTGGAGATCCTCAGGGACGCCACCGGCGCCGACGAGCTGGTCATCACCTCGATCACCCACGACCACGCCGACCGCGTCCGTACGTACGAGCTGCTCGCCGAGGAATGGGGCGGGCGATGAGCGTGACCCGGACACGATGCCTGGACGCGGCGCCGCCGGCGCTGCAACCCGCCGAGTTGCGCCGGGTGTTCGGCGCTTTCCCCACCGGGGTCACCGCGATCGCCGCCCTCGCCGACGGGGCGCCGGTCGGCCTCGCCGCGAGTTCGTTCACCTCCGTGTCGCTCGACCCGCCGCTGGTGTCGGTGTGCGTGGCCCACAGCTCGACCACCTGGCCCGTGCTGCGCGACCGGGACCGGCTCGGGGTCAGCGTGCTCGGCGCCCACCAGGAGGCCGCCGGACGGCAGTTGGCGGCGCGCGGCGCCGACAGGTTCGCCGGGCTCGGCTGGCGCGCGACCCCTGCGGGGGCGGTGCTGATCGACGGCGCGAGCGCCTGGTTCGACTGCTCCGTCGAGCAGCACATCCGGGCGGGCGACCACGACATCGTCCTGCTGCGCGTCCACGCGCTGGACGCCGATCACTCGGTGGTGCCGCTGGTGTTCCACGCCAGCCGGTTCCGCCGGCTCGAAGCAGATCTCTAGGGAGCCGACATGACCATCCAGGACACCGACCGGGCGGGCTTCGTCCAGCAGTGGGAGAAGTGGCACGAGGAACACGAGCGGTCGCTGGCCGACCCGCACGGCTTCCTCGCCGTCACCAGCCTGCGCTGGCTGGACGCCGAGCCCGCCCGATTCCCCGACGCGCCGGGCGTCTGGTCGACCACCGAGGACGGCGTGGTCGTCGAGCTGGCCGAGGGGGAGGAGCTGACCGTCGACGGCGAGGTGGTGCAGGGCAGGCACAGCTTCGGCGTCATCGCCGAGCGGGGCAGTGTGTACGCGGTGGCCGGCGACGCGGTGATCGAGGTCGCCAAACGCGGCGGCCACGACATCGTGCGCCCGCGCCACCCGGAGAACCCGCTGCGGGTCGAGCACACCGACACCCCGGCCTACGCCCCCGACCCGCTCTGGGCGCGCACCGGCCGCTACGTCCCCTTCGACGCACCGCGCGCGGTGACCGTGGGGGCAGCGGTCGAAGGGCTCCAGCATGTCTACGACGCCCCGGGCCAGGTCGAGTTCGAGGTGGCCGGTACCACACACCGGCTGACCGCCTTCAACGGCCGCGCGCCCGGCAGCCTGCTGGTGCTCTTCACCGACGCCACCTCCGGTGTGACGACGTACGCGGCGAACCGAGCCCTGGCGGTGGACGCCCCCGACGAACAGGGCGCGGTGGTCGTGGACTTCAACCGCGCGACGAACCTGCCCTGCGCCTACACCGACCTGGCCACCTGCCCGCTGCCGCCGGCCGAGAACCGGCTGCCGGTCGCGGTCGAGGCGGGCGAGAAGATCCCGCTGGAGCGCATCGGCTGACGAAGCGGCGTACGGCCCGGGTCAGTGCACCGACTCGGGCCGCAGCCCGCTGATGAGGAAATTCACGAGCCGATCCGCCTGTTCCCGCGGCACCTGCTCGCTCGCCCAGGCCGCCGCGTTCATCAGCGCCGACACGTCGTCGCCCGTGGCGTCGTCCCGTACGACCCCCGCCTCGTGCGCCCGCGCCACGAGCCGGTCCGTGAGGTCGGCCATCCGCAGACAGGACGCGTGCAGCTCCGACGTCTCGTCGCCCCGTCCTTCGGCCAGCAACCCGGCCAGCCCCCGGTACGCGGCGGCGTGGGCCACCACCGCGCGGATCCAGCCGCTGAGGCCTTCCTGCGCCGACGCGTGGGTGAGCAGTTCCTCCCCGAACGCGAACAGCGTGCCGTGCCGCTCGCGCAGCAGCGCGCCGGCCAGGGCCACCCGGTTGGGGAAGTGCCCGTACAGCGTCCCGATCGCGACCCCCGCCTGACGTGCGATGCCGTCCAGCGGCGCCGCCGTGCCGTGTTCCCTGAAGGCGGTGTCGGCCACGGCCAGCAGGCGCTCGTAGTTGCGCCGGGCGTCGGCCCGTGGGCGCCGTGGGCGGGGCGTGCTCATACGCGGTACCTCTGTTAATTCGAGGGTGCCTCGACATACTATTTCGAGGAGGGCTCACTTTAGTCGATGCCGGGGAGAAGCGATGATCTTGGTGACGGGTGCGACCGGATCCGTCGGCGGCCATCTGGTGCGACGGCTGCGGCAGGACGGCGTGCCGTTCAAGGCGCTGGTGCGGGACGCGGCCAAAGGGCGCTCGCTGGGCTGCGACACCGTCCTCGGGGATTTCGACGACCCCGGCTCGATCGAGGCGGCCCTGGCGGGAGTTGACCGGCTCTTCCTGAACACGGCGGGCGCCGAGCCGGTGGAAGGCGAGCAGCCCATGGTGCGCCGGCAGAAGGCGGCCGTGGACGCCGCGGTGCGGGCCGGGGTGTCGAGCGTCGTGAAGGTGTCGGTCTGGCACGCCAGGGAAGGCGGCAAGCTCGCCGAAGGGGCGCACTGGCCGGCCGATCAGCATCTGAAGGCGTCCGGCCTGGGCTGGTCCCTGCTCCGGCCCAGCGGATTCATGCAGAACTTCCTGGCGCGCGGGGGTGTCTTCACCGCCGGAGGCGACTTCATCGGCGCGCCAGGCGACAGTCGCGTCTCCTACATCGACTGCCAGGACATCGCCGACTGCGCTGCGCGATTGCTCGTCGGCCCGGACCGCGGCAATGCGGCCTACGTGCTCACCGGCCCGCAGGCGCTCAGCCAGAGCGAGATCGCCGAGGAGCTGTCCGTCGCGTTGGGCAGGCGCGTACGGTACGTCGACCTCGCGCCTGCCGACCTGGCGGCCTCGCTCACCGTGCGGGGTGTGCCGGCACGCTTCGCCGCCGATGTCGCCGAGTTGTGGGGCGCGGTGGGCAGGGGCGCGCAGGCGACCACGACGACGGCGGTGCGGGAGCTGACGGGCCACGAGGCCCGGACGTTCGCGGAGTTCGTGCGCCGCCACCGCGACGCCCTGCGTGCGGTGTCAGGGCGCTGACGGCGGTTCGACGCTGGCCAGCCAGCGGGTGAGCAGCGTCTCCAGCTGCGCCGCCTCCTCCGGGGTCAGCGCGTCCAGCAGACGGCGCTCGCCCAGCATGTGCTCGGTGAACGCCCGGTCGATCAGCTCCCGGCCCGCCGGGGTGAGCGCGACCACCCGTCCCCTGCCGTCGCCCGCCGAGCGGCGGCGGGTGACGAGACCGCCGCGCTCCAGGCGGTCGACCCGTTTGGTCATGGCGCCGGTCGTGACCATCGTGTGCGAGGCCAGCTCGCCGGGGGCCCGCTCGTACGGCTCCCCGGCCCGTCTGAGCGCGGCCAGCACGTCGAACTCCCCCTCGCTCAGCCCGTATCGGCGGTAGACGAGGCAGAGCTGTTCGGTGAGCAGCGCGCCGAGGCGGTGCAGCCTGCCGATCACCCCCTGCGGGCGCACATCGACGTCGGGGCGCTCGCGCGCCCACGCGGCCTGGATACGGGCGACATGGTCGAGAGAATCGGACACCCCCGCACTATATCTTCCGGGGAAGTTATAATGGCTTCCATGGAAGCTACTTTGCGATGGGCGCTGATCACGGCGATCGCGCCCGTGGCCTGGGGCACGAACTACTTCGTCACCCACGAGTACCTCCCGGCCGGCGCGCCGCTCTACGGGGCCGCCGTCAGGGCGCTGCCTGCCGGGCTGCTGCTCCTGCTGGTCCGCCGTCAACTGCCGCACGGCTCCTGGTGGTGGAAGTCGCTGGTGCTCGGCGTGCTCAACATCGGCGCGTTCTTCGTCCTGGTCTATCTCGCCGCCCAGCTGCTGCCGACCAGCATCGCCTCGTCCGTCATGGCCACCTCGCCCCTGGTCATGACGGCCCTCGCCTGGGGGCTGCTCGCCGAGCGCCCACGGCTGCCGCAGCTGGCCGGCGCCGGGGTCGGGATCGGCGGGGTGTGTCTGATGCTGCTCGCCGGTACGGGGGACGTGGACGGCGCGGGCGTCCTCGCCTCCGTCGGGGCCATGCTCATGTCGTCACTCGGCTACGTACTCGCCAAGCGGTGGAGCGCCGAGGTCGACGTCCTCGCCTCGACGTCCTGGCAGCTCCTCGCCGGCGGCCTGCTGCTGGTCCCCTTCGCCGTCGCCACGGAAGGCGCGCCGCCGGCCCTCGACGGTCCGGCGCTGCTCGGCTTCGGCTACGTCACCTTCGTGGCGACGGCGCTGGCGTTCGCCGCCTGGTTCGCCGGACTGCGCCGGCTGCCTGCGGCGACCGTCGGCCTTGTCGGGCTGCTGAACCCGGTCACCGGCGTACTCCTCGGCATGGCCGTCGCCGGTGAGGTGCTCACG is from Streptomyces sp. NBC_00370 and encodes:
- a CDS encoding putative leader peptide, which translates into the protein MRAGSDRAVTGIFRIRAVAMFSRRHIDLQRVAGALCPAYEHAVAHSAQA
- a CDS encoding amino acid ABC transporter permease produces the protein MASPDTFQREPTAALAEKPTDQQLLAAKLVPLRRPGQWISALVLLVLFAMLVNTLVTNKRFQWDVVGSYFLGSSILRGLELTLWLTAAVMVSGYLLGIGIAAMRLSTNPVLRGLSFGYVWLIRSVPPLVQLLFWYELASLYPRLSLGIPFGHEFVTVKTAHLFSGVLAAYVALTLDVAAFSAEIVRGGILAVDQGQAEAAQALGLGGGRIFRKIVLPQAMPAIIPASGNMLIGMLKATSIVSVIAVQDLLYSAQLIYNQNYLIMPLLLVATIWYIILTTLLSIGQYYVERYYARGSKRGQGGGRSGRGFWQIARGNIPLFGRTKADLGGLS
- a CDS encoding LLM class flavin-dependent oxidoreductase; this translates as MKFLAITLIVHAPDPTTGVRKSTQDRFREVIGNALLAEELGFDGFGVGERHERPFISSSPPVVLSHLAALTKRIRLFTAVTTLSLLDPVRAYEDYATLDHLSQGRLELIIGKGNGAAQRELFHVTPDDQWDRNAESYELFRQIWRNDKVTASPRFRGSLEDAEVWPRPLQQPVRVWHGSATSQESVDLAARYGDPLFSANVTNPIEPYAELVRYYRERWAHYGHDPALATVGAGSAGSYTARTSQQALADYRPVFEGQLAMQKRLGADPVFTTLEDFVERSSALVGSPQQVIEKVHRYHEQFGHTVLHVHADASGLTDAQHRDSLELFQSDVAPVLRREIPDPPWNWGPVVPELAAH
- a CDS encoding LLM class flavin-dependent oxidoreductase, whose amino-acid sequence is MPRSPSALHLAVALDGAGWHPAAWREPAARPGELFTARYWADLVTEAEQGLLDLVTIEDALSLQSTDLDGLDGRTDQVRGRLDAVLIAARIAPLTRHIGLVPTTVVTHTEPFHVSKAIATVDFVSGGRAGVRVKVSGRGDEAAHFGRRTVPRLRVDELDTPAGRAALKELFDEAADYVEVLRRLWDSWEDDAEIRDAATGRFIDREKLHYIDFEGDRFSVKGPSITPRPPQGQPIVSALAHRTEPFRLVARSADLGFVTPRDTAHATEIVTEIREAQTAAGRADETVHVFGDLVVFIDDDPAAAADRKAALDERAGAPYTSDARVFTGTPAQLADLLQDLQQAGLTGFRLRPGTLPHDLTAITRGLVPELQRRGAFRTEYRADTLRGLLGLTRPVNRYADV
- a CDS encoding putative leader peptide; this translates as MHTHERGRTRCPGSFQSRVSRRHVDLLRVNSALCPGISRLH
- a CDS encoding transporter substrate-binding domain-containing protein; translated protein: MTTERLLARRVPRLAATTVAGAAALALLAACGDSSDPGSSPAADVKAGAPADVPVPKEDVVSAIKADPALSAKLPAAVRESGTLSLGTTLVPGTNNLPHGGQVDGKDIGLDVDLRNAVAKVLGITWKVGYGTFPTVIPGVQNGKYDVGQDNFGVTKDREKVVDFATYLSDGQAFLGSKDADIDKATSVTDVCGLNIATSSGSTFQQILTTGAPKCAAAGKKPYKVTYFADTAPIFLGLANGKVDIYFGPTLGVKYDQKRLPGTKFLGEVSTTPVGFVTKKGSPVAQALTDAVNKLIADGDYAKIFKKWGVPGTGIAKSELNPPATF
- a CDS encoding NtaA/DmoA family FMN-dependent monooxygenase (This protein belongs to a clade of FMN-dependent monooxygenases, within a broader family of flavin-dependent oxidoreductases, the luciferase-like monooxygenase (LMM) family, some of whose members use coenzyme F420 rather than FMN.), with product MSKPLKQIHLAAHFPGVNNTTVWTDPASGSQIDFSSFAHLARTAERAKFDFLFLAEGLRLREQNNQIYDLDVVGRPDTFTVLSALAAVTDKLGLAGTINSTFNEPYDVARQFASLDHLSAGRAAWNVVTSWDEFTGQNFRRGGYLAQEDRYERARQFLAATWELFDSWQGDEIVADKESGTFLKNPAPGRFDHHVSQFDISGHFDVPRSPQGRPVIFQAGDSEEGREFAAAGADAIFTRHGTLEDGRAFYADVKRRLARYGRSPDDLKILPGVTYVLGDTDAEARERADVVRHQQVSGQTAIKFLEQLWNRDLSSYDPDGPLPAIDPLVGENTVARGRASVRMHRDPLATAAQWRALAEEKKLSIRELIIEVTGRQSFIGSPATVADALDEFVQTDAGDGFILVPHLVPGGLDEFADTVVPLLQERGVFRTEYEGDTLRDHLGLGELRAGDADRRAAS
- a CDS encoding amino acid ABC transporter ATP-binding protein — its product is MTGAETPLVRIRGLRKSFGAHTVLDGIDLDVREGEVTVMLGPSGSGKSTLLRCVNHLERPDAGFVEVGGDIVGYRHDGGKLHELRARSITKQRAHVGMVFQQFNLFPHMTVLENITEAPVAVRGVGRKQAAERARELLARVGLAGRENSYPRQMSGGQQQRVAIARALAMEPRLLLFDEPTSALDPELVGEVLAVMKDLALSGNTMIVVTHEMGFAREVADTMVFLDGGRIIESGPPAEVLTNPQHERARTFLSAVL